One segment of Haloplanus natans DSM 17983 DNA contains the following:
- a CDS encoding DUF655 domain-containing protein: MTTSESEEAGDDAVDAEEEVERSYAVVLDYLPHGRPGDDRPQYKKSPLAYALGESEFRLLELTLDDEADVSIGDRIVLEPDAERKVVGRIREVGYDDLSNAAHSELEYVVEEVVDRNERRFVDFYNEAQPITLRLHQLNLLPGIGKKLRNDVLDERKRAPFESFEELGERIAGLHNPKGVLVDRILEELRDEDLKYRTFVE; this comes from the coding sequence ATGACGACCTCCGAGAGCGAAGAGGCTGGCGACGACGCAGTCGACGCCGAGGAGGAAGTAGAGCGGTCCTACGCGGTCGTGCTGGACTATCTGCCCCACGGGCGTCCGGGCGACGACCGTCCACAGTACAAGAAGTCGCCGCTCGCGTACGCCCTCGGGGAGTCCGAGTTTCGGTTGCTCGAACTCACGCTCGACGACGAGGCGGACGTGAGCATCGGCGACCGGATCGTCCTCGAGCCGGACGCCGAGCGGAAGGTGGTGGGGCGCATCCGCGAAGTCGGATACGACGACCTCTCGAACGCCGCACACTCCGAACTGGAGTACGTCGTCGAGGAGGTGGTCGACCGCAACGAGCGGCGGTTCGTCGACTTCTACAACGAGGCACAGCCGATCACGCTCCGGCTCCACCAGCTCAACCTCCTGCCGGGTATCGGCAAGAAACTCCGAAACGACGTACTCGACGAGCGCAAGCGTGCGCCGTTCGAGAGCTTCGAGGAGTTAGGAGAGCGCATCGCGGGCCTCCACAACCCGAAAGGAGTCCTCGTCGACCGGATTCTGGAGGAGCTCCGGGACGAGGACCTCAAATACCGGACGTTCGTGGAGTAG
- the mvaD gene encoding phosphomevalonate decarboxylase MvaD, with translation MKATATAHPIQGLVKYHGMRDPELRLPYHDSISVCTAPSRTLTTVEFGATDEDVYVVDGEPVEGRGAERIDAVVDHVRDLAGIDDPVRLESENSFQSNVGFGSSSSGFAAAAMALCEAAGLDLTRPEISTVARRGSSSAARAVTGAFSQLYTGLNDHDCRSERIETDLEDDLRIVAALVPSYKETEQAHEEAADSHMFGARMAHIHGQIAEMRDALRSAEFDRAFELAEHDSLSLAATTMTGPAGWVYWQPRTIAVFNAVRALRTEDVPVYFSTDTGASVYVNTTAEYVDRVESAVADCGVETDIWEVGGPAEIRPDDDALF, from the coding sequence ATGAAAGCGACCGCGACGGCCCACCCGATCCAGGGGTTGGTGAAGTACCACGGCATGCGTGATCCCGAGCTTCGGCTCCCGTATCACGACAGCATCAGCGTCTGCACCGCGCCGAGTCGCACGCTCACGACCGTCGAGTTCGGCGCGACCGACGAGGACGTGTACGTCGTCGACGGCGAACCGGTCGAGGGACGCGGCGCCGAACGCATCGACGCCGTCGTCGACCACGTTCGCGACCTGGCCGGGATCGACGACCCCGTCCGCTTGGAGAGCGAGAACTCCTTCCAGTCGAACGTCGGCTTCGGCTCCTCCTCTTCGGGCTTTGCCGCCGCCGCGATGGCGCTCTGTGAGGCGGCCGGCCTCGATCTCACCCGTCCGGAAATCTCGACGGTCGCCCGCCGCGGTTCCTCCTCCGCCGCCCGGGCCGTCACCGGCGCGTTCTCACAGCTGTACACCGGCCTCAACGACCACGACTGTCGCTCCGAGCGCATCGAGACCGATCTGGAAGACGACCTGCGGATCGTCGCGGCGCTCGTCCCCTCCTACAAGGAGACCGAACAGGCCCACGAAGAAGCGGCGGACAGCCACATGTTCGGAGCGCGGATGGCCCACATCCACGGCCAGATCGCCGAGATGCGCGACGCGCTCCGATCGGCCGAGTTCGACCGCGCGTTCGAACTCGCGGAACACGACTCGCTCTCGCTCGCGGCGACGACCATGACCGGTCCCGCGGGGTGGGTGTACTGGCAACCCCGCACCATCGCCGTCTTCAACGCGGTTCGCGCACTCCGCACGGAGGACGTGCCCGTCTACTTCTCGACCGACACCGGCGCGAGCGTCTACGTCAACACCACCGCCGAGTACGTCGACCGCGTCGAGTCCGCCGTCGCCGACTGCGGCGTCGAAACCGACATCTGGGAGGTCGGCGGCCCGGCCGAGATTCGCCCCGACGACGACGCCCTATTCTGA
- a CDS encoding NAD(P)/FAD-dependent oxidoreductase, translating to MRVVVLGAGYAGLTLARRLESRLPATADLVVVDESDDHLVQHELHRVIRRPAVEDAITVPLRDALDRATIRTARVEDLDREARRIHLSDGTLDYDYAALCLGAETAFYDLPGVDEHGIPLKRLGHAHRVRDAVLDACEVDGRAVVGGAGLSGVQVAGEIAALAAERGADLDVTLLERLDTVAPAFPEAFQSAVRDALESAGVAIHTNARVTGATADAVELDDGTVPYDAFVWTGGIRGPDAIGSDRPIVRGDCKLDDHTFAVGDAARVVDADGEAVPASAAAAIREARTVAINVDRLVRWELEGGAADEFPPKLDLFRFDAPGWIASVGDDAVATVGPKVFTGATARTMKATVGAGHLSSIGAISRAVNLVQEELGPS from the coding sequence ATGCGCGTCGTCGTCCTCGGTGCCGGATACGCCGGCCTCACGCTCGCTCGCCGCCTCGAATCCAGACTTCCGGCGACGGCCGACCTCGTCGTCGTCGACGAATCGGACGATCACCTCGTTCAGCACGAACTCCACCGGGTGATCCGGCGCCCGGCGGTCGAGGACGCCATCACCGTCCCCCTCCGCGACGCCCTCGACCGCGCGACGATCCGGACCGCCCGGGTCGAGGACCTCGACCGCGAGGCCCGGCGCATCCACCTCTCCGACGGCACCCTCGACTACGACTACGCCGCCCTCTGTCTCGGCGCCGAGACGGCGTTTTACGACCTCCCCGGTGTCGACGAGCACGGCATCCCGCTGAAACGCCTCGGCCACGCCCACCGGGTCCGCGACGCCGTCCTCGACGCCTGCGAGGTGGACGGCCGCGCCGTCGTCGGCGGCGCCGGCCTCTCCGGCGTGCAGGTCGCGGGCGAGATCGCGGCCCTGGCCGCGGAGCGCGGTGCCGACCTCGACGTGACGCTTCTCGAACGCCTCGACACCGTGGCGCCCGCCTTCCCCGAGGCGTTCCAGTCGGCCGTCCGCGACGCCCTCGAATCGGCGGGCGTCGCCATCCACACGAACGCCCGCGTCACCGGCGCGACGGCCGACGCGGTCGAACTCGACGACGGAACCGTCCCCTACGACGCGTTCGTGTGGACGGGTGGCATCCGCGGCCCGGACGCCATCGGGAGCGACCGGCCGATCGTCCGCGGCGACTGCAAACTCGACGACCACACCTTCGCCGTCGGCGACGCGGCGCGGGTCGTTGACGCCGACGGCGAGGCCGTCCCCGCGAGCGCGGCGGCCGCCATCCGGGAGGCCCGAACCGTCGCGATCAACGTCGACCGCCTCGTGCGCTGGGAGCTGGAGGGAGGCGCAGCCGACGAGTTCCCGCCCAAACTCGACCTCTTCCGGTTCGACGCGCCGGGTTGGATCGCCTCCGTCGGCGACGACGCCGTCGCCACCGTCGGCCCAAAAGTGTTCACCGGCGCGACGGCGCGGACGATGAAAGCCACCGTCGGGGCGGGCCATCTCTCCTCGATCGGTGCGATCAGTCGCGCCGTCAACCTCGTACAGGAGGAACTCGGCCCATCGTAA
- a CDS encoding 16S ribosomal RNA methyltransferase A, producing MTGSRSPDRLLGRAGVSGNPDRDQHFLVDERVLDRLPTYLPDDADRSHVLEIGGGTGALTDRLLATSDRVTVIERDPDLAAFLRREFGDERTAGRLTVIEGDALERDLPADATASVSNLPYGVSSEITFRLLPLGVPTVLMFQREFAERMAAEPGTSEYGRLSVSAGHYAAVEVVEPVPATAFSPPPAVESAVVRTTPRDPDYEVADEAFFLRFVKAVFTQRRKTVRNAIRNTAHISGLSDPDAVVAAADEATMSKRAGDLSPDDFAALAGLALEHGVGTDG from the coding sequence ATGACAGGGTCGCGTTCACCGGACCGACTGCTCGGGCGGGCGGGTGTGAGCGGCAACCCCGACCGCGATCAGCATTTCCTCGTCGACGAGCGCGTCCTCGATCGGTTGCCGACGTATCTCCCCGACGACGCCGACCGGAGTCACGTCCTCGAAATCGGTGGCGGGACGGGGGCGCTCACCGACCGCCTGCTGGCGACGAGCGACCGCGTGACGGTTATCGAGCGCGATCCGGACCTCGCGGCGTTCCTCCGGCGGGAGTTCGGGGACGAACGGACGGCCGGGCGCCTGACCGTGATCGAAGGCGACGCGCTGGAGCGCGACCTGCCGGCGGACGCCACCGCGAGCGTCTCGAACCTGCCCTACGGCGTCTCCAGCGAGATCACGTTCCGCCTCCTGCCGCTCGGCGTTCCGACGGTGCTCATGTTCCAGCGGGAGTTCGCGGAGCGGATGGCCGCCGAGCCGGGGACGAGCGAGTACGGCCGGCTGTCGGTGAGCGCGGGGCATTACGCCGCGGTCGAGGTGGTCGAGCCGGTGCCGGCGACGGCGTTCTCGCCGCCGCCGGCCGTCGAGAGTGCGGTCGTGCGGACGACACCCCGCGACCCCGACTACGAAGTCGCGGACGAGGCGTTTTTTCTGCGGTTCGTGAAGGCGGTGTTCACCCAGCGCCGGAAGACGGTCCGGAACGCGATCCGAAACACCGCCCACATCTCGGGGCTCTCCGATCCGGACGCGGTCGTCGCGGCGGCGGACGAGGCGACGATGTCGAAACGCGCCGGCGATCTGTCGCCGGACGACTTCGCCGCGCTCGCCGGCCTCGCCCTCGAACACGGGGTGGGGACGGATGGTTGA